In Bacillus sp. DX3.1, the following proteins share a genomic window:
- a CDS encoding efflux RND transporter permease subunit yields MERLTKFSLKNRAAVIIMVFLISILGIYSGSKLPMEFLPSVDVPSVTVTTLSQGLDAETMEKEVTEPLEKQFRNLEHVDTITSSTHEGLSRIDIAYTTEANMKDAAREVEKITNAATLPKEISKPVVSQLNTSMVPLAQVAIQKQNGFTKADEKQIEKEIIPQLEKIDGVANVMYYGKSTSELSVKLDPSKMQNKNITAPQVLTALQGKEISTSTGQVTIDNEEHSLRVIGEIKNIDEMKNINIAPQVKLQDIAQVELKQHSDVISHVNGEDGVTLVVMKEPSENAVTIGKEIDKKVKDISKKYKENFTIKMLASTHEQVENAVMGMGKEVIIGAIAATFIILVFLRNIRTTLIAVVSIPLSIFLTLFLLDQSNITLNTLTLGGLAVAVGRLVDDSIVVIENIFRRLQKDVFSKDIILDATKEVAVAITSSTLTTVAVFLPIGLVSGTIGEFMLPMVLAVVYSILSSLIVALTVVPLMAFFLLKKTKQQSPKSSRRYITILKWALSHKFIILFTSFLLFAGSIAAYVLLPKANIKSEDDTMLSINMTFPTKSDAESRKEQAFDFEKKVLSNNDVTDVMLRVGSNPEDAQWGATTKNNLATIYVTFKKGSDIDQYIEELKKEQKAFEPTEFEYVKTSYSNFGGGNRLQFNVTANNDTDLKKAADIVTTKLKSMDSLSKVKSNAEESKKEWQLHIDQAKAEQAGLTPETVGEQVSLLMKKTPIGQILIDEEKTTLMLEHNQERINKKDDILNSNIVSPVNGPIPLKDIASISEKQLQSEIFHKDGKETIQISAEATEDDLSKVNTEVNKSIKELDLPNGAKVAVAGATESMQETFTDLFKVMGIAIGIVYLIMVITFGQARVPFAILFSLPLAAIGGILGLIISGTPVDLNALIGALMLIGIVVTNAIVLIERVQQNREHGMTTREALLESGSTRLRPIIMTAITTIVAMLPLLFGQSQSGSMVSKSLAVVVIGGLAVSTVLTLIVVPVMYELLDKIGRKRSSRRRVEVSVDK; encoded by the coding sequence ATGGAAAGATTAACAAAGTTTTCATTAAAAAACCGGGCCGCCGTTATCATTATGGTGTTTCTCATTTCGATACTCGGCATTTATTCCGGTTCCAAATTACCAATGGAGTTTCTGCCGAGCGTCGATGTCCCTTCGGTAACCGTCACCACATTATCTCAAGGGCTAGATGCTGAAACGATGGAAAAAGAAGTAACAGAACCTCTCGAAAAACAATTTCGTAATTTAGAACATGTTGATACGATTACTTCTTCAACACACGAAGGTTTATCACGTATTGACATTGCATATACAACCGAAGCTAATATGAAAGATGCAGCGCGTGAGGTCGAGAAAATCACCAATGCTGCTACTTTACCAAAAGAAATTTCGAAACCAGTCGTCAGTCAACTGAATACTTCTATGGTTCCACTCGCACAAGTCGCGATTCAAAAACAGAACGGTTTTACAAAAGCAGATGAAAAACAAATCGAAAAAGAAATTATCCCACAACTCGAAAAGATTGACGGTGTTGCGAATGTCATGTATTACGGAAAATCAACAAGTGAGCTTTCTGTTAAATTAGATCCTTCCAAAATGCAAAATAAAAATATTACAGCTCCACAAGTGTTAACTGCTTTGCAAGGAAAAGAAATCTCAACTTCTACTGGCCAAGTCACTATAGACAATGAAGAACACTCACTTCGTGTCATTGGGGAAATTAAAAATATTGATGAAATGAAGAACATCAATATTGCACCACAGGTAAAATTACAGGATATTGCTCAAGTAGAACTAAAACAACATTCCGATGTAATTTCACATGTTAACGGAGAAGATGGCGTAACATTAGTTGTTATGAAAGAACCAAGTGAAAATGCAGTGACAATCGGAAAAGAAATTGATAAAAAGGTGAAGGATATCAGCAAAAAATATAAAGAGAATTTCACTATTAAAATGCTGGCATCTACTCATGAACAAGTTGAAAATGCTGTTATGGGCATGGGCAAGGAAGTGATTATTGGCGCAATTGCTGCGACATTTATTATTTTAGTTTTTTTACGTAATATTCGCACAACGTTAATTGCTGTTGTCAGCATTCCGTTATCTATTTTTCTGACACTCTTTTTACTTGATCAATCTAATATTACATTAAACACTTTAACTTTAGGTGGTTTAGCAGTTGCTGTTGGGCGCCTTGTTGATGATAGTATCGTTGTTATAGAAAATATTTTTAGGCGTTTACAAAAAGATGTTTTTTCAAAAGACATCATTCTTGATGCTACAAAAGAAGTTGCAGTCGCTATTACTTCTTCTACGTTAACAACAGTCGCTGTCTTTTTACCAATCGGTCTGGTATCAGGTACAATTGGCGAATTTATGTTACCGATGGTATTAGCAGTTGTATACTCAATACTTTCTTCTTTAATTGTTGCATTAACAGTTGTTCCGCTTATGGCGTTTTTCTTGCTCAAGAAAACAAAACAACAAAGTCCCAAATCTTCACGACGCTATATCACTATTTTAAAATGGGCACTTTCACATAAGTTTATTATTTTATTTACTTCTTTCTTATTATTTGCTGGATCAATCGCAGCTTACGTATTGCTACCAAAGGCAAATATAAAATCCGAAGATGATACGATGCTATCTATTAATATGACGTTTCCAACGAAATCCGATGCTGAATCAAGAAAAGAACAAGCTTTTGATTTTGAAAAGAAAGTACTTTCTAACAATGATGTAACGGATGTAATGTTGCGAGTAGGTTCAAATCCAGAAGATGCACAATGGGGAGCAACAACGAAAAATAATCTTGCTACTATATACGTTACATTTAAAAAAGGTTCCGACATTGATCAATATATTGAGGAATTAAAAAAAGAACAAAAAGCTTTTGAACCAACCGAATTTGAGTATGTAAAAACGAGTTATTCTAATTTCGGCGGTGGAAACAGATTACAATTTAACGTTACAGCAAATAATGATACTGATTTAAAAAAGGCTGCTGATATTGTTACAACGAAACTAAAAAGTATGGACAGTCTCTCCAAGGTAAAATCAAATGCGGAAGAATCCAAAAAAGAATGGCAACTTCACATTGATCAAGCAAAAGCAGAACAAGCTGGATTAACACCAGAAACAGTAGGAGAACAAGTTTCATTACTTATGAAGAAAACACCGATTGGCCAAATTTTAATTGATGAAGAAAAAACAACTCTTATGTTAGAACATAACCAAGAGCGCATAAATAAGAAAGATGACATTCTTAACTCGAACATTGTATCACCTGTAAATGGACCTATTCCTTTAAAAGACATCGCATCCATTTCAGAAAAACAACTGCAATCAGAAATCTTCCATAAGGATGGAAAAGAAACAATTCAAATAAGTGCTGAAGCAACAGAAGACGATTTAAGTAAAGTAAATACAGAAGTAAACAAATCCATTAAAGAATTAGACTTACCAAACGGAGCAAAAGTTGCTGTTGCTGGTGCAACTGAATCTATGCAGGAAACCTTTACAGACTTATTCAAAGTAATGGGTATTGCAATCGGAATTGTGTACTTAATTATGGTCATCACTTTCGGGCAAGCACGCGTACCGTTTGCAATTTTATTCTCACTTCCATTAGCTGCTATTGGTGGTATTTTAGGATTAATCATTTCAGGAACACCGGTTGATTTAAACGCCCTAATCGGTGCATTGATGCTAATCGGTATCGTTGTTACGAATGCCATTGTATTAATAGAACGAGTTCAGCAAAACCGAGAACACGGCATGACAACGCGAGAAGCTTTATTAGAATCAGGTTCCACACGACTACGTCCAATTATTATGACCGCTATTACAACGATAGTAGCAATGTTGCCATTGTTATTCGGTCAATCACAATCTGGTAGCATGGTATCTAAAAGTTTAGCTGTTGTTGTAATTGGTGGCTTAGCTGTTTCAACTGTGCTCACTCTCATCGTCGTTCCTGTTATGTATGAATTATTAGATAAAATCGGAAGAAAAAGAAGTTCTCGTAGACGAGTAGAGGTATCTGTAGATAAATGA
- a CDS encoding FeoA family protein → MATANTEPLSSFQTGQFVQIEKMHLEGTMKRRLLDLGFIPGATIKVLQKSPLGDPIAYQVSNTTIALRNEESSLIFGRLIGDDVR, encoded by the coding sequence ATGGCGACAGCTAATACCGAACCCCTTTCAAGTTTTCAAACAGGGCAGTTTGTACAAATCGAGAAGATGCATTTAGAAGGAACTATGAAACGTCGTTTATTGGATTTAGGCTTTATTCCCGGAGCTACAATTAAAGTATTGCAAAAAAGTCCGCTCGGGGATCCAATTGCATATCAAGTGAGCAATACAACCATTGCACTACGAAATGAGGAAAGTTCCCTTATATTCGGGAGATTAATAGGAGATGATGTACGATGA
- the pstA gene encoding phosphate ABC transporter permease PstA, whose product MNARTVNNIWTGILYAIAAFVVALLVFLVYEILKEGWGFWDPSFLFGEPSNIKAGGGIGPQLFNSFYMLVITLIISIPLGLGAGIYLAEYAKQGRFLGFIRLCIETMASLPSIVVGLFGLLVFVTMTGWGYTVMGGALALTILNLPGLTRVCENAITEVPPNVKEASLGLGATKWQTIVRIILPTSLPQIITGVILAAGRIFGEAAALIYTAGLTSPILNSAADFSSPAHPLNPFRPAETLAVHIWKLNSEGIIPDAKLIATKSAAVLIIMVLLFNIIARFTASILHKHFTGTKKSRKKTKAA is encoded by the coding sequence ATGAATGCAAGAACAGTAAATAATATTTGGACGGGTATTTTATATGCAATAGCGGCGTTTGTGGTAGCTTTACTTGTTTTTCTAGTATACGAAATTCTGAAAGAGGGCTGGGGATTTTGGGATCCGAGTTTCTTGTTTGGAGAACCAAGTAATATAAAAGCAGGGGGCGGGATTGGTCCGCAATTATTTAACTCTTTCTATATGCTTGTTATTACGCTCATTATTTCAATTCCGTTAGGTTTAGGAGCGGGGATTTACCTTGCGGAATATGCAAAGCAAGGACGGTTTTTAGGTTTTATCCGTCTATGTATTGAAACGATGGCATCATTGCCTTCTATAGTTGTTGGTCTATTCGGTTTGTTAGTATTTGTTACAATGACAGGCTGGGGCTACACAGTAATGGGAGGCGCACTTGCTTTAACAATTTTAAATTTACCTGGTTTAACGCGTGTTTGTGAAAATGCGATTACAGAAGTTCCGCCAAATGTAAAAGAAGCAAGTCTTGGACTTGGTGCAACAAAATGGCAGACGATTGTTCGTATTATTCTTCCAACTTCTTTACCACAAATTATTACAGGGGTAATTTTAGCGGCTGGGCGTATATTTGGGGAAGCGGCCGCGTTAATTTATACAGCGGGATTAACATCGCCAATTTTAAACTCTGCAGCAGATTTTTCAAGTCCGGCACATCCGTTAAACCCATTTCGACCAGCTGAAACGTTAGCGGTTCATATTTGGAAGTTAAATTCTGAAGGGATTATTCCTGATGCGAAGTTAATTGCAACAAAATCAGCGGCGGTATTAATCATTATGGTGTTGCTCTTTAATATCATTGCTCGTTTTACTGCATCTATACTTCATAAACATTTCACTGGAACGAAAAAGTCTCGCAAAAAAACGAAAGCGGCTTAA
- a CDS encoding phosphate ABC transporter substrate-binding protein PstS family protein gives MVMKKGFKFSLAALMVAGALVGCGKAESTDSKDTAKGNNDTKQELSGTIAAAGSTALQPLADEAAKKFQEENPKVSIQVQGGGSGTGINQVASGAVQIGNSDVPSADKIKDPEKAKELVDNKVAGIAFALVVNKDVKVDNLTVKQVQDIFAGTVTNWKELGGKDEKINVINRPASSGTRATFEKTIMKDAKINDGTGTTQDSNGAVEQAINSTPGSISYLAMSYMVGDKKGSLQTVKIDGVEPKVENISAGKYPFWSYEYMVTKGEAKEATKAYIDYVKGKDFEKQVEDMGYIPMSKLK, from the coding sequence ATGGTTATGAAAAAAGGTTTCAAGTTTTCGTTAGCAGCATTAATGGTTGCAGGTGCTTTAGTAGGTTGTGGAAAAGCAGAAAGCACTGATAGCAAAGATACTGCTAAAGGTAATAATGATACAAAACAAGAACTATCTGGTACGATTGCAGCAGCTGGTTCTACAGCTCTTCAACCTCTTGCGGATGAAGCTGCGAAAAAATTCCAAGAGGAAAACCCAAAGGTATCAATTCAAGTTCAAGGTGGCGGTAGTGGAACGGGGATTAACCAAGTAGCTTCTGGCGCGGTCCAAATCGGCAACTCTGACGTTCCATCTGCGGATAAAATAAAAGATCCAGAAAAAGCAAAGGAATTAGTAGATAATAAGGTTGCTGGTATTGCGTTTGCACTTGTTGTAAACAAAGATGTGAAGGTTGATAACTTAACTGTGAAACAAGTTCAAGACATCTTCGCTGGTACAGTTACAAACTGGAAAGAGCTAGGCGGTAAAGATGAAAAAATTAATGTAATTAACCGTCCGGCATCTTCTGGTACTCGTGCTACATTCGAAAAAACAATTATGAAAGACGCGAAAATTAACGATGGAACAGGTACAACACAAGATTCTAACGGTGCAGTAGAACAAGCAATTAACTCTACACCAGGCTCAATTAGTTATCTTGCAATGTCTTACATGGTTGGCGATAAAAAAGGTTCACTACAAACAGTGAAAATTGATGGGGTAGAGCCGAAAGTTGAAAATATTTCTGCTGGTAAATACCCATTCTGGTCTTATGAGTACATGGTAACAAAAGGGGAAGCAAAAGAAGCTACAAAAGCTTATATCGATTATGTAAAAGGTAAAGACTTCGAAAAACAAGTTGAGGATATGGGTTATATCCCAATGTCCAAATTAAAATAA
- a CDS encoding FeoB small GTPase domain-containing protein, which translates to MINHRIALAGNPNTGKSTLFNTLTGLKQHTGNWTGKTVLKAEGEYEHNGNMYTVIDLPGTYSLYSNSADEEVARDYIIFEKPDVTVVVVDATAMERNLNLALQVMEMTKDVVVCINLIDEAEKKGIVIDEKRLAKSLGVPVVKISARNRVGIGHLLTVITKVANKKLIPTPIQITYNEKIESMIQELEPQIHKVFGDTYPARWIALRILDGDKNFLAALQKHHKEPLVREVVINGISLSQ; encoded by the coding sequence ATGATAAATCATCGCATTGCATTAGCAGGAAATCCTAATACCGGAAAAAGTACATTATTCAATACATTAACAGGGTTAAAACAACATACTGGAAACTGGACCGGAAAAACAGTATTGAAAGCAGAAGGCGAATATGAACATAACGGAAATATGTATACAGTAATTGATTTACCAGGAACATACTCCCTTTATTCGAATTCTGCAGATGAGGAAGTAGCACGAGATTATATCATTTTTGAGAAGCCTGATGTAACGGTTGTTGTTGTAGATGCAACGGCAATGGAAAGAAATTTAAACTTAGCATTGCAAGTCATGGAAATGACAAAAGACGTTGTCGTTTGTATTAACTTAATAGATGAAGCAGAGAAAAAAGGAATTGTCATTGATGAGAAACGATTAGCGAAATCTCTTGGAGTTCCTGTTGTTAAAATCTCAGCGCGGAATCGAGTCGGTATCGGTCATTTACTAACTGTAATAACAAAAGTAGCAAATAAAAAATTGATTCCTACACCAATTCAAATTACTTATAATGAAAAAATTGAAAGTATGATTCAAGAATTAGAACCACAAATTCATAAAGTGTTTGGAGATACTTATCCTGCACGTTGGATCGCACTTCGTATATTAGATGGGGATAAAAATTTTCTAGCAGCACTCCAAAAGCATCATAAAGAGCCGCTTGTAAGGGAGGTTGTCATAAATGGAATTTCACTCAGCCAGTAA
- the pstC gene encoding phosphate ABC transporter permease subunit PstC, producing the protein MKGKKQINYVKSEYIGRSLVTFCGIFIVIVTLAIIAFICGKGIQSFTQSGISISEVLTSTTWSPNADKGSFGAVIFIIGSTLVSIGAVVISAPIALALAIFMNLISPKFGNKVLKPVLELLVGIPSVVYGLLGVTILVPLLRDTFGGVGFSLIAGIVVLSIMILPTIASIASDAIRSVPFDYLEASYGLGSTKWQAISRVIVPAAKKGILTGVVLGLARAFGEALAVQMVIGNTVKLPEGIYSPTATLTGILTMDMTNTLDGTAWNNALWTLAMILLVISFLFILVIRAIGQRGER; encoded by the coding sequence ATGAAGGGGAAAAAACAAATTAACTACGTAAAAAGTGAATACATTGGAAGATCACTAGTTACGTTTTGCGGTATATTTATTGTTATTGTTACGTTAGCAATTATTGCATTCATTTGCGGAAAAGGAATTCAATCTTTTACGCAAAGTGGTATTTCTATTTCTGAAGTTTTGACATCGACGACATGGAGCCCGAATGCTGATAAGGGATCGTTCGGTGCGGTTATTTTTATCATCGGTTCAACACTTGTTTCAATAGGAGCGGTAGTTATCAGTGCACCAATTGCTCTAGCTCTAGCGATATTTATGAATCTAATTTCACCGAAGTTTGGGAATAAAGTATTAAAGCCTGTTTTAGAATTATTAGTTGGGATTCCTTCCGTTGTATACGGGTTACTAGGGGTTACGATTTTAGTACCTCTTTTACGTGATACATTTGGCGGTGTTGGCTTTAGTTTAATTGCAGGTATTGTTGTGTTAAGCATCATGATTTTACCAACAATTGCAAGCATTGCTTCTGATGCAATTCGTTCAGTTCCTTTTGATTATTTAGAAGCTTCATATGGTTTAGGGTCAACGAAATGGCAAGCGATCAGTCGTGTTATTGTACCAGCTGCAAAAAAAGGTATTTTAACAGGTGTTGTTCTAGGATTAGCGCGTGCTTTTGGAGAAGCATTAGCAGTTCAAATGGTAATTGGTAATACAGTTAAATTGCCTGAAGGAATATATAGTCCAACGGCAACATTAACAGGTATTTTAACAATGGATATGACAAATACATTGGATGGAACAGCTTGGAACAATGCGTTATGGACATTGGCGATGATTTTACTTGTTATTTCTTTCCTATTTATTTTAGTGATTCGAGCAATTGGTCAAAGAGGTGAACGTTAA